AACTGGCAGTGGGGCACTAGGATCTTTTCCAATTCTTCCCTTCAGTGAGCCacccatttgttcattcaacaccCACATATCAAGTGgaggctctgtgccaggcatgaaCTAGATGCTGAGTATAGAAAGGTCAGTGAGAAAGACTCAGGGAACCTAGTATCTGTCTACAGCTTGTGGAAATCCTGGGACTTCTTTggttctcagtttcctcatcagtaaaacagATCAATCTCAGCTGTTCACACAGAGATACAAGGGTGCTAAATGCTCTTCTGGCCCTTGTGAACTGTGCCACAGGGATGTGGAAGGCAGAAGCTATATTGTGAACACTTCAAACAACAGATGACTCCATGATGGGGTGGACCAAATAATGCTGCAGCAAACTTACCTTCCAGATTGAAATCATACTGAGTTTGGGGTACCTGCTCTGCGTATGAGTGGGAGAATGAATACGTGCATGGACATTTCTGTATATAGGTACGAAGCATGTgggtggtatgtgaatatgtaaaagaatgaggTGTGTGTATTTGAGGTGTGCGAGCATAAGAGTGTAGAGGTACATAAGTGTGATGTGTGTGCGTATGAGGTGAGTTTGGGTTATGAGTGTGAGCACAAATAATTATGTGAGTTAAAACACGTGcttgtgcatgtgtttgtgtaagAGTGCGGGGTATGTGGGGTGGTGTGAGATAAGTATATGTGAGTGTGTTGTGGAGTGTGTGcaagagagaaggggaaagatggagagagaaggcTTAAGAACACCCCACTTCTCCTTCAACAATAATGCAACCACTCACCTAAGATATATAAGTCATTTTATATATAGCTGGTAGCTTTTATCCTCATAACAAGTGAGGCCTAATTTTGccaattttacaaataaggaaactgagacccagagaggccaAGCCATGTACTCAACAACAGACAACTAGTGCGTGACGATCATGACTCGAGCCCGAGTCTCTCTTGTTTCACAACCCCTGACCTCTTCTGCCTGGTTGGCCTCCCCCTTCAAAGCTTGGTCTGAGatttattttccagaaagaaCACACTCAGTTCATCCTGGACTCTCCAAGACAGCACTGATGGGATCCCTTTGAATGGTAGCAAAGGCTGGCGTTTAGCTCATCAAATACATATTTATCTCTTGTCTCCCTCCCAAGACTGCAATCGCTAGCAGGCAGGCGTCCCAAGTCTAGCACCTTCCCAGGCACATACCAGGTGTCAAATGCTAAAACGATGATTCCGAATAGCCAATAGATTGAAAAAGCTAGAAGGCAACATTCCTGGGATATGAATTTAGGGATACTCTGTGCTCATTTCACATAAGGGAGTCCTTCCTAACCTTTCCTTGCTACTTTTCATATTCATTCCTTGAGAAGCAAAGACTCCATTCTTCCAGGTTTGGCATTTAGAACTCCTTGTCTAGCGTGTTGCAGATTTGCTTCCCTTCCCTACTTTAGAAGGCTATTTAATTGGAAGCAACATGGTGCTGTGGTCACAACTTTTAGAGTTACTCTTAGTTCAGTCACTTACTAgcctgtgaccttgaacaagtaaCATAACCTCTTTGTCaagcctcagtcttctcatctgcaaaatgggaggaTTCTACCTACGTTACAGAGTTTATGTGAGGATTGACGCAGGTGCCATCTGACCCCAGGTCCTGTGCTGCCTCCGAGGCACCGTCAGGTACAGGGCCTCATGGCTTAATACTGACATACTGACATTCCATATTTCCCTCACTCCTCACTGAGGCATCCCAAGAATCTTCTCAAAACAGATCTCCAAGTGGTGAGTCCTCAGCAGGTACCAGCTAGTCCCCAGTTGCCTTCACAGGTTCCAGCAGCTGTTCTGTCCCTAACCTCCCATTTAGGGTATCCCTGAAGTTCCAGCTCAGTCCCATCCATGAATATTTTGTCAGCCTGAAAAGACTGATTCTCTGCTGCCCTCACCCTCAGAAGCTTGGTTTCCTCTAGGAGAGGGTGACGGTACTTTCATTATGAGTTTGTAAACACCTTTCTCGGGGAGAGAGGTAGGGAGGGTGGGAAGGAGCAGTGCAGAAAAGGACATGGAATGGAGCGATCACACCAGGGCTGAGCTATGACTCAGCTTCCTCCAACGTGCTGTTCCATCCTTCACAGTATCTGCAGTTACTCCAGCCCCGTTTTCTAACAGTTACTTCAGGAGGGCTGAAAACCCAAACAGGGGGATCCAGAAGCAACAGGCAAGAGGTCTCTGCAGTCTGCTCTGCCTTCACCAGGGGGCACCACCCGCTGCAGGATGCCTCCCAGCTATGATGGGAAGGAAATGCTGGGCCGGCAGGTGGCCGTGCCCTTCTAGGGCCCAAGTAAGGTACCCAGAGAAGGGAAATCCCCATCCCTTCAAGACCCAGCCTCCACTAGCCCTTGAACACTCAGCGGGGTGTCGCCTCTTCTAGGAGGCTGTCCCTGGCCCCTCAGATGTGGAGGATGGGTGCCCCTCCTCAGCTGGTGCCACTGTGAAAAATATGCTAACACGTGGTGCTTTCTGACTCCTCCATAACCCTTCAGGGCAGGTACTTTATTCATCTTTGTCTCCCCAGTGCTAagcacagcttttaaaaataactgggaATCAGAAAAAGGTGTTATACAAGCTAAAAAGAGATGCATTCTTCATTAAGTCATGAGCAGACCCTTTCTACTTGGGACAAGACAAAAATGAGCTTAAGCGGAAGAATTGAGGTTAGACATAAGAAGATGTATGAGACTCAATGAATGAAATCTTTTTGTAACATATACGTGGTATTTCAGTGTTTAGGAGAAGGAAATTCCAGCTTTTCTGGAAGCAGGCTGGCTGGTAGGGGGATGGTTTGAAGATGGAACTCCCCATGGGAGTGGTCAAGAACAGATGGTCACTTGAGACCCTATTTAGCCTGAGAAAGTCAAAGGGATCATCTCGTCAGGTCCCCTCCACCCATCAAGACAGccttccaccccacccctgcaccaAGGGCCACAGAAGATATGAATATAGGTTTTTAATCATTGTGCTGCTGCTATTAACCAGAGTGCAATTAATCCATCCGTGGTGGATTTTGATGCCACAGTGTAAATGAGAAGGTGCCACACAGGGAATACTCGGGGCGGTCAGTGACAAAAGGGCCAGGCTTCTGGTGGGGAGTGGGTGGCAGAAGGAGAACTGCAGCAAGGAGAGAAGTGGGGAGCAAAGACAAGGCTGGGAGAATGTTTTTCCCCATCATCACACTCCCATCAAGGACCCGGATGGGAATGGGATCCTCCTGGCCAAGCCTGCTGACCCGGACTGCTCCTGCTGAACCGGACTTTCCTTCCAGTTCTGTTGCCTCCAGCTCCAAGTCCAAGTCTTGCTAAACAGATGAAGTCCAGGCCAGGTCCacagttaaaaagaaaggaaaggggttTGGGAGACCCCATCCTTCCCTGTGTCCCACCCCAAAGAGACCCCACACTGATTCAAAGCTGGGGAAAGGACAGCAAAGAAGCACATCCTATGGGTTGGAGCTGCCCTACCTGCCTCCTGCCTGGAGATGAGGGACAGGCAGATATCGGGGGACTCACAGGGGGTCAAGGTAGGAGGTACTCTGGTGGCTTTCTGTGCCTGAGCAGACTCTCCCCAGAGGACAGCTGAGCTCCAGCCTGGAGCTGGTGGAGTCATCTGCACTCCTTACAGTGTTCTGGGATGGGTGGGTCTGGAGGCGGAGGGAGGTCACTTAGAACCCCAGGGCCTGACCCACTAGGTGCTGACAGGAGCTGGCATCCTGGAAAGTCGCCCAAATTGCTTTGAGGCGACCATTCCTCATGTCAAGAGTAGGGTAATATGGTCCAGAGCTGGGTCCAGGGACAGCTAAGAGTCAGAGACACACAGTGCTTCCACTGCGTCGCTTAGGCCCTGGTGGACGCCCCCCACAGCCAGGAGGCAGTTCTTGATGACGATGCTGGAGCAGGCACAGCGGGGTGTGAGCATGGGAGGGAGGGCCTCCCATTTGTTCTTCCCTGGGTGGAATGCCTCTGCAGTCTCCAGGACAGTGGGTTGGTTTCctgaaaggaagaagggaattgGATCTTACAAACGAGTCCAGCCACCAATCTGCGTCCAGCAGCTGCTCCACCTCCTTCCCTACCTCAAGAACCCACAGGCAGAAGCTAACCATCCTCAACTTCTTTGGCTTCAAGACTGCTCCCTCTTCCTTGCCCTGGGTCAGCCAGTAGCTTTTATCAAGCAGACACTTTTCCCCTCCTGCCCTTGCCCTGACTTAGGTGGAATTTTCTTAAGCATCTTTTGCTTCTTCTAGAAGTTTCTAGAGTACTATTGCCTCCCTCCTGCATTTCACCAAGAAAGTACCTGCCTGGTCTACCTCACAATGAGCTCCTTTCATACATGGGTAAAGTAGGAAACCGCCCACACTGAGCAATCTCTGGGTGCTTGGAAGCTCCGATGCCCATATCCCTCTCTGTTGGTATAGAGGCTTTCATGCTagctcattaaaataatttatttgatcaGAGTGCTTTCCTATTCCATGATAAATCTGGGTATCCAAAGAGGAGAGGTGTGTCAGAGAAAGAGGACCAAGACTAATCCCCTCGATTCCTTCCTGGATAGGGCTCCAGGGATCTGTGCTAAGCAAGCCTGAAGTATTACATAGTTACCACTATACTCCTtattttctctgagcctcagtttcccctgtaGAGGAGGATAAAAAGACCTTGGGTCTCTGCTGGTCCTCTACAACCCATATATGGATTTATGAAGTCCAGGCTGGGAGGGAGTGTTTTGAATTTTTTGGAATCAATGAGTAGGAAAGGGGTGTATAGGAAACCAGAATCGTCTCCTGCTCAAGCTAAGTGCCAGGGACCCACTGAGCACCAGACCAACAAAACAGACCAGCCTGGAAGCTCCATCCTTACCTAGTCCTCCGGCCACTATGACCCGTCCACTCAGAGAGCCAGCTACAAAGTCTGCTCGCCGCTTCTTGAGGAAGAATGAGCGTTCCATCTTCAGCCATCCCCCTTAGGGCCCAGATGATGGTAGGGTACATACAGAGAGAGTTAAATGTTGACCACCCCCACAGACTGAGTCCTAAACAGCTCACAGCCCACAGTGGTCTCTACTCCATTTACAATTTGTGCTTAGGGCGCACACCTAGTGCCTCCAGAAATGACACACTCTCCATGGCTGGCCTCTACCCTCTTCCATGCTTGCTGTAGTCCAAGGAATCATAATCCCCCACAATGAATCGCAAGTTCTACCTCCAAAGAGACTCTGTTCTCCCAGGCTCTAAGTTGGAGAAAAGGCTAACTGGAGGCAATGAGTATAGGAGTGAGGACCCTTCTGTTTCTCTATCagtaaaaagtaggaaaaatcCCTCCCTGCCCAGCCTCTCTCTGGATGTTATAAGGAAAGAGACAATAGGCAGAAAAGGCTTTGataaaaacaaccaaccaaccaaaaaagGAGCCTGGTACTGATAAAAGAATTTGATCCTAAGGATGGCCCTGAGTGGTAAGGGGTATTCAGACTCCTGATGGGCTCTCTCTAGGTGGGTAAGTGGGCCAGGAGGATGGATGGGAGGGGATAGGATGTGGGGAACCGGTCAAAAGGAGCAGCCAGGGCTTCCTTGGGAGCTGGGCCAGAGCCTGGGACCCAGCTCACCTTGTTCCATGTCAAACACGTCCATCGTCCGCAGGAACTTGGGCTGCCTGTAGAGCCGACCCTGCCGCAGGCCTCCCAGGCTGTACAGGCGGTTGTCCAGGGTCACAAAGCTGGAGAAGGCCCGCTTACAGGGAACGCTGGGAAACCTGGTCCAGGATCGAGTCTCGATGTCAAAGACCTCGAAGGCGTTGACTGCATACTTGGACTGTCGTCCCCCTGGAGGCCGGAGCAAGGCAGGAGTTGGGCAGAAGAGTAAGTCCCTGAGGACCATGGCTGGGTCTCCCCTACTGACGGATAATCATTCATACAACGTGATTATCCCCCAGTGCCAAGGAGAGAGCTCAGCACACAGGCACTGCTTCCCATGGGAATTGAccaagggaggggaggagagacaGATGGGGGACAGATCGCTCATCCTTACCCAACACATAGATCTTGGAGCCTCGGAGGAAGGAGGTGGCAGCATATCTCGGAGTGGGCATGGGTGCCAGGGACACCCACATGTCCTTGAGCATATCATAGTGTTGGAGGTGGTTGTGCGGACGGAGGTCCAGGCCCATTCCGCCTGCAGCATACACTCGGTAATCTAAGGAGGAAGGCCACGCACAACCCCTGGCTCAGCACACAGACACCAGCACCTCAGCGGCCAGGTTCTGCTAACCCCTTGACCACTGAGGCCAGACCAAGTTCCCAGCTGCTGCCTTGCCAAAGTGGGCCATACATATGTCCCTGACATCGATGGCTCCATTAAAAGTTCCACCATGGTCAAGCCTaactattaatattattttttaacattttttattgtgaaatataacatatataaaaagcaatacattttgaagtacatcgtaacaagtagttatagaacaaatttcaaagtttggtatgggttatagttccataatttcaggtttttccttctagctaattccagacactgaagactaaaagaaacatcaacataatgattcagcaatcatactcatttgttacatcccATCTTtgctgttataactcctcctgtgattcttctcccaatctttaagggtatttgggctatgcccattctaactttttcatgttggaaaggggtatcagcattatgggatagggggatggaactagttgatgttcttggagaggctggtcccagGCCTTGCTATTCTTGAAGCCATGCATGGCTTAGCCTTCCTTGGTGTCCAGCCCTTGGTTCAGCTCAAAACAGACCCCACTCAGGGAAAAACTGCTGTGAGGTCTCTACTTGCACAACCTTCGGAGGAGTTGCCCCCTCCATTCTCCTCCTTCCTGGGTAGCCAGAGGGAATGCCAAAGAGGAAGGGTACCCTCTGGTGTCCTCCCATAGTGGCCTGCTCCCCAGGCACTCCCAGGACAGAACTCTCTAGACTTAGCTAGGGCCATCTGAAATGAGGTCAGCCGTACTGACACTGGGTCTTATGGGGCCTGGTTCTCTTCTTGTCTGCCACCCCTAGGGGCACGCCATCCTCCTTCACAAACTGGGAGGCTTGTGGGCTCCAGGAGGCACCCTGCACTAAAAGAGACATGCCTATGGATGAAGGAGGATGAGGCTTTATAGGAGAGGAAACTGGccccttttaaaaaatcctgaGGGGTAAAGAACTTAAGACTCTGTGGTCCCATCAGTGAGCTGGACACTCTGAGGAGAAGAGATAccagtcttctttcattctctactGCTCATGGCTGTACTGGCTTTTTGAGGGACTACCCTGATAACCCTGCACAGGAGGGGACAGGCAAGGCATCTGCTTCCCAAGACCTCACCCCATTACCTCCTACTACCTGGCCAGGTAAACAGGGTCTCCCAAAgggccttctctttcccagggaCCTGAGCCTACCCAGGGCTCTGTCTCCCAGCAGCCAACCCTCACACTTCAGCTTAGAGGTCTAACTTCAAGATTATTGCAGGGATAAGTACTACTTCTctatttctaatcttatttttttttaagtccctgTCATAGCCTGAGGCCTGAAGATGAGGGAATTTATCTTACCTAAGCTCCACCCACCTCATCCCTATGTTACCTGATCCACTCCCCCATGAGAACCCTCCCACCCATGCTGTACTCCCACACCCATGCCCAATCCCAGTTCATCCTTTCAGATTCACCTGGGTGTCCTTGAACGGCTAGGCTGGGCTGAGAACACTGGCTCAGGGCCTCCCATAGCACCTCTATCATCCTCTTACCACCCAATACTTAAATATCTATGCCTAGTTCTTCCAACAGATTGGTAGGTCCATGAGAATTTGTTAATCTGTGGTCCCAGCATCTGGTACAACACTTGGTACACAACAGGCAcataaatgcttattaaattaACTGCTGAACCCATTCAATGGCACAATAGGACACAGACTTGAAGGCAAACTGCATGGGTTTGAATCCTAGTTCTATCACTTACTAGCTCTataaacttgggcaagttacttaccctCTCCGGGCCTCAGACTGCTTATCTCTAAAATACAGCACTTACCTTATAAAACAAGCTGGAGGATCAAAGGTGTTACTGCATATATAGCACCTACGgtaaagtctcaataaatgttcttaatctttCGGCATCATTTATTGAGGCCCtcaataagtaaaaaataacaataaaaggaGGGATCCTCTTTCCCTCTTACCTCCCTTTCTCCTCATGGGCCTTCTCTACCCTCACTGGGACGTCATGGAGGTCCCACTGGCCACCCTGCCCAGAGGGATTCTGGACCAGAGCCTCTCTCTGCTCACTTATATTGGTTATACCTGAGCCCTTAAAGGCAGGGATCAGATCTACtgcctccccccctcccccagggatCTAGCACCATGCCAGGAATAGAGCAGGTGCTTAAGAAATACTGGTGTCTGATCTGCAGTAGACCCGGCACACAGATAGAATGGTTTtgtgagagagggagggaaggaaaggagagtggGAGGGAAGGTCACATCCCACTGCAAATCTGAGCTATGCAGTCAAGTGTGTCAACGTGGGCTCTCCCAGTTCCTGTTGGGCCATTTCTCACAAAACCCTTCATGTTTTAGCAGAAGAGCTTTCCAAGCCTCTTCTATGTTCTGGACTGTACCAGGCCATAAGAGAAGCAAATGTGGGACTCTGAGGAAGTAAAATAAGAGTCATAAAACCACATGGCCATGCATGCCCCCAAAACCCAGTAAATCTGGGCAAGATGCTGCAGAAGAGTACAACCCTCAGGAAAGTTCTCACTTCCACTTAGGTCAGCATCTCTGGGATTAGGAGGCTGAGAGGGAGGTTGTAGGAGGTAAGAGGATCTTGGAGTCAGGCTCCAAGACTTCCTAGGGGACCCTGGTGATGGTACAAGGATGCAGTGCACATCCCTCCCTTTAACTTCTTCCCTCTTCCAAGCTTCAGTCCAAGGCTAACAGGATATAAAAGATGAGAGTCCGGCTACAGGACACCAGGAGGTGCCTGGAAGTGGTGGCTACAAGGCAGATTTCAGGGGCTGGGATGCTTTCAGGTGGGAGGCATAGTCATTCTACTGAACAAAGGATTAACAGAAACACTAAGTTAACACCCACAGCCCACGTCTCTGGCTCTCCCCTCTGCCTCCCACCTGCCCCGTGGGGAGCCTGATGGAGTGGAACTCTGGTATCAAACGGAATTACCGTGTCCTTCacctcctgagcctcagttttcccatctgtaaaatagggccAGTGAATTCCTAGTTTAGTATctattgtgaggatcaaatgagatcaGGAAAACAATTGTGGGCCCCCAACTCAGTGTTggtccccaccccctccccccgtGGCCCCCCACTCCGTAATCTTTGCCCGCCCTCAGCCCTGGTCGCACTCGCCTTTGGCCGTGACGGAAATGCCCATGGCCGCCTCGCGCAGCACGCTCCTCTTCTTCCACTTGCCCTCATCGATGTTGTACATCTCCACGACCTTCAGGGGCAACTGGTCGGTGCCCACGCCCCCGACCACCATGATCCGCTTCCCCAGGGCGGTGACGGCCACCCCGGCCCGGG
This is a stretch of genomic DNA from Tamandua tetradactyla isolate mTamTet1 chromosome 4, mTamTet1.pri, whole genome shotgun sequence. It encodes these proteins:
- the KLHDC8A gene encoding kelch domain-containing protein 8A isoform X2; amino-acid sequence: MDVPSVKDFQWKRLAPLPSRRVYCSLLETGGQVYAIGGCDDSGVPLDCFEVYSPEADQWTALPPLPTARAGVAVTALGKRIMVVGGVGTDQLPLKVVEMYNIDEGKWKKRSVLREAAMGISVTAKDGKTEAQEVKDTVIPFDTRVPLHQAPHGADYRVYAAGGMGLDLRPHNHLQHYDMLKDMWVSLAPMPTPRYAATSFLRGSKIYVLGGRQSKYAVNAFEVFDIETRSWTRFPSVPCKRAFSSFVTLDNRLYSLGGLRQGRLYRQPKFLRTMDVFDMEQGGWLKMERSFFLKKRRADFVAGSLSGRVIVAGGLGNQPTVLETAEAFHPGKNKWEALPPMLTPRCACSSIVIKNCLLAVGGVHQGLSDAVEALCVSDS
- the KLHDC8A gene encoding kelch domain-containing protein 8A isoform X1, which produces MDVPSVKDFQWKRLAPLPSRRVYCSLLETGGQVYAIGGCDDSGVPLDCFEVYSPEADQWTALPPLPTARAGVAVTALGKRIMVVGGVGTDQLPLKVVEMYNIDEGKWKKRSVLREAAMGISVTAKDYRVYAAGGMGLDLRPHNHLQHYDMLKDMWVSLAPMPTPRYAATSFLRGSKIYVLGGRQSKYAVNAFEVFDIETRSWTRFPSVPCKRAFSSFVTLDNRLYSLGGLRQGRLYRQPKFLRTMDVFDMEQGGWLKMERSFFLKKRRADFVAGSLSGRVIVAGGLGNQPTVLETAEAFHPGKNKWEALPPMLTPRCACSSIVIKNCLLAVGGVHQGLSDAVEALCVSDS